One window of Deltaproteobacteria bacterium genomic DNA carries:
- a CDS encoding GntR family transcriptional regulator, whose protein sequence is MLKAVIKKRAFEDIVKQIRNLIEKEKFKRGDQLPTERELSETFKVSRTTVREAILSLETMKLVDRRQGDGTYVIAS, encoded by the coding sequence ATGCTAAAAGCCGTGATAAAAAAACGGGCCTTTGAGGACATCGTCAAACAGATTCGGAATCTGATTGAGAAGGAGAAATTTAAACGGGGTGACCAGCTTCCCACTGAAAGAGAATTATCGGAAACCTTTAAGGTATCCCGGACCACTGTGCGGGAAGCCATATTGTCTCTGGAAACGATGAAGCTGGTAGATCGGCGCCAAGGCGATGGGACCTACGTGATCGCTTCCAG
- a CDS encoding AAA family ATPase: protein MEIDSELKVAEALAEDVGKGWARLDPEDIKAFNGVLGDLIEIRGAQKTVARITGTFPEFYGKKVIQVDGITRSNAQTNLGEVVRVKKIPRKTATTILISPLDFTHVLPEESELEQFAKVLQGVPVILGDKINIPFLGGKERLFNVEATSPSGGVIINQKTKFLLKKPDFSMEAPSPVSYEDIGGLGKELRLVREMVELPLRYAEAFERLGIEAPKGVLLYGPPGTGKTLIARAIASETKLHFIRVNGPEIIHKFYGESEARLREIFEEATRKAPSVIFIDEIDALVSVRGSGSHEGAPERVASQFFNELDNLSDHSQVIVLGATNREDLLDPALIRAGRLDYVLQFPIPDEKDRLEIFQVHTRERPLGDDTDLTKLAKSTEGMVGSQIALICRSATMVAIAELIHTPEKRPSTHLFIGIKHFQEAIKMVQKKEESSAC from the coding sequence ATGGAAATCGACAGCGAATTAAAGGTAGCCGAAGCCTTGGCTGAAGATGTGGGCAAGGGCTGGGCGCGGCTTGACCCTGAGGATATTAAGGCCTTCAACGGCGTCCTCGGGGACTTGATCGAGATCAGGGGAGCCCAAAAGACAGTCGCCAGGATTACCGGAACCTTCCCAGAATTCTATGGGAAAAAGGTAATTCAGGTCGACGGAATCACTCGCAGCAATGCCCAGACTAACTTAGGAGAGGTGGTACGAGTCAAAAAAATCCCCCGAAAAACGGCGACGACGATTCTGATCAGCCCCCTCGATTTTACCCATGTGTTGCCCGAAGAAAGTGAGTTAGAACAGTTTGCCAAAGTCCTCCAGGGTGTACCAGTGATTTTGGGAGACAAAATCAATATCCCCTTTTTGGGGGGAAAAGAACGTTTATTTAATGTGGAGGCCACTTCTCCTTCGGGAGGAGTCATCATCAATCAGAAAACCAAATTCCTCCTAAAGAAGCCAGATTTTTCTATGGAGGCACCATCGCCTGTCTCTTATGAGGATATAGGCGGACTCGGAAAAGAGTTAAGACTCGTTCGGGAGATGGTAGAGCTTCCCCTTCGTTATGCGGAGGCTTTCGAAAGGTTAGGGATTGAGGCCCCCAAAGGGGTATTGCTTTATGGCCCTCCAGGAACGGGTAAAACCCTGATTGCCCGGGCCATTGCCAGTGAGACCAAACTTCATTTTATCCGAGTGAATGGGCCGGAAATTATCCACAAATTTTATGGCGAAAGCGAAGCCAGGTTACGGGAAATTTTCGAAGAGGCTACCCGAAAAGCCCCGAGTGTTATCTTTATCGATGAAATCGATGCCCTGGTATCCGTCCGCGGTTCGGGGAGTCATGAAGGGGCGCCCGAGCGTGTGGCCAGTCAGTTTTTTAACGAGCTGGATAATTTAAGTGATCATTCGCAGGTGATTGTCCTCGGGGCCACGAACCGTGAGGATTTACTCGATCCTGCCCTGATACGTGCTGGGCGCCTGGATTATGTTCTGCAATTTCCCATTCCTGATGAAAAAGATCGGCTGGAGATATTTCAAGTGCACACCCGGGAAAGACCCTTAGGGGATGATACAGACTTGACGAAGTTGGCCAAATCGACGGAAGGGATGGTAGGCTCCCAAATTGCCCTTATCTGTCGGAGTGCAACGATGGTGGCGATTGCGGAATTAATCCATACCCCCGAGAAAAGGCCATCGACTCATCTTTTCATCGGCATCAAGCACTTTCAGGAGGCCATCAAAATGGTGCAAAAAAAGGAGGAATCTTCTGCATGCTAA